In Edaphobacter dinghuensis, a genomic segment contains:
- a CDS encoding sigma-70 family RNA polymerase sigma factor, with amino-acid sequence MYRETGITNTSSSSAQDDAALLALIQRGDEYAMASLFDRYSKVVYSVALRVLRDPAAAEDVLQEVFMQIWRSPDGFVATRGSLGGWLAVVSRNRSIDALRRKRPTECVDDIALASNYNLANEAEREMMVERARGVIQLLPMEQRKTLEMAFFDGLTHTEIAEMTGDPLGTVKTRIRSALLTLRKAFTA; translated from the coding sequence ATGTATAGAGAGACGGGCATCACCAACACGTCTTCGTCGTCGGCGCAGGATGATGCCGCCTTACTTGCGCTGATACAGCGGGGCGACGAATACGCGATGGCATCGCTGTTCGACCGCTACTCGAAGGTGGTGTATTCAGTGGCGTTGCGCGTGCTTCGCGATCCCGCGGCAGCGGAAGATGTCTTACAGGAAGTATTCATGCAGATCTGGCGAAGTCCCGATGGTTTTGTCGCAACCCGCGGAAGTCTCGGCGGCTGGCTCGCGGTGGTATCCCGCAACCGGTCGATCGATGCGCTGCGACGGAAGCGGCCCACGGAATGCGTCGATGATATTGCGCTCGCGTCTAACTACAATCTAGCCAATGAGGCAGAACGCGAAATGATGGTCGAGAGAGCACGTGGCGTCATCCAGTTGCTGCCGATGGAGCAGCGCAAGACGCTGGAGATGGCATTTTTCGATGGCCTGACTCACACTGAGATCGCCGAGATGACGGGCGATCCGCTCGGCACGGTAAAAACGAGAATCCGCAGCGCGCTCCTGACGTTGAGAAAGGCATTCACGGCATGA
- a CDS encoding TlyA family RNA methyltransferase produces MTDPAKTRTEKIRLDKLLVDQGHAASRERAQAMILAGRVLVDEQRVDKPGTAVRADAPIRLLGSDLKYVSRGGLKLEQALAHWQIALTGLACVDIGASTGGFTDCMLQSGAVSVLAIDTGYGQIAQKLRYDPRVTLRERTNARLLTEGELLGSGSVPAFVSMDVSFISVTLVLPAVLSALSTASEPWTGEAVILVKPQFEAGRGHVGKGGIVRDPDARRQAVERVRECVIEQGGSGIEVIDSPILGMEGNHEYLLHAHFGKK; encoded by the coding sequence ATGACGGACCCAGCCAAAACACGCACCGAGAAGATACGTCTGGACAAACTCCTCGTCGATCAAGGCCACGCCGCATCCCGCGAGCGCGCACAGGCCATGATCCTCGCCGGTCGCGTACTCGTCGACGAGCAGCGCGTCGATAAGCCGGGAACAGCGGTCCGCGCGGACGCTCCAATCCGTCTGCTGGGCTCGGACCTGAAGTACGTCAGCCGCGGCGGCCTCAAGCTCGAACAGGCGCTGGCGCATTGGCAGATCGCATTGACCGGACTCGCTTGTGTCGACATCGGTGCCTCAACGGGCGGCTTTACCGACTGCATGTTGCAAAGCGGCGCGGTCAGCGTGCTTGCCATCGATACTGGCTACGGTCAGATCGCACAGAAGCTGCGCTACGACCCGCGAGTGACGCTGCGCGAGCGCACCAACGCTCGCCTGCTGACCGAGGGCGAGTTGTTGGGCAGCGGCTCAGTGCCGGCATTCGTCTCCATGGACGTCTCCTTTATCTCGGTCACGCTGGTCCTCCCCGCTGTACTGTCCGCGCTCTCAACGGCATCCGAGCCGTGGACGGGCGAGGCTGTGATTCTCGTAAAGCCGCAGTTCGAAGCAGGCCGCGGTCACGTCGGCAAGGGAGGCATCGTCCGCGATCCCGATGCCCGCCGTCAGGCGGTAGAGCGCGTTCGCGAGTGCGTGATCGAACAGGGAGGCAGCGGCATCGAGGTTATCGACTCCCCGATCCTCGGCATGGAAGGCAATCACGAGTACTTGCTTCACGCCCATTTCGGCAAAAAATAA
- a CDS encoding Fe-S-containing protein: MLQAFIITLREGVEAALIVGIVFAYLSKIGRNELKRTVFWALGAAVAASVGVAIVVAHLNFNSDIIEGWVMLAAAVFVISMIWFMHKTARSMKGEIESKVAKFTGGKDGPSHIGLFLFVFLLVLREGVETVLILSAVTLNSTELLSFTGTLLGIAVAVVFGVLFIRGSVKINLQRFFRVTTVILYFVAFQLIVSGLHELSENGVLPSSTTEMRLIGPIVRNDLFFFVTMLALAGLMMLLEYKRRTPIELPSNATPADKRRAEWTQRREKMWMTAVVVTSFVFIFLSTAEFIYAKSTTALSPTTAVTLVGSQAIVPTSQITDDQLHRYGVHVDDGKGGSVEVRFLLYKKPDGNIVSVADACHICGPVGFYISSQGITCKMCASPLVPQSMGQPGGCNPIPLQSTIGGGEVVIQAADLRALAPVFER; this comes from the coding sequence ATGTTGCAGGCATTTATCATTACCCTCCGCGAGGGGGTCGAAGCAGCACTGATCGTGGGCATCGTCTTCGCCTACCTCTCCAAGATCGGCCGCAACGAGCTGAAGCGCACCGTTTTCTGGGCACTCGGAGCAGCAGTCGCCGCCAGCGTCGGCGTCGCCATCGTCGTCGCCCACCTCAACTTCAACTCCGACATCATCGAAGGCTGGGTGATGCTCGCGGCGGCCGTCTTCGTCATCAGCATGATCTGGTTCATGCACAAGACCGCACGCTCCATGAAGGGCGAGATCGAATCCAAGGTCGCCAAGTTCACCGGCGGCAAAGACGGCCCATCCCACATCGGCCTCTTCCTCTTCGTCTTCCTGCTCGTCCTGCGCGAAGGCGTCGAAACCGTCCTCATCCTCTCCGCCGTAACCCTCAACTCGACCGAGCTTCTCAGCTTCACCGGCACCCTCCTCGGCATCGCCGTCGCCGTTGTCTTTGGAGTCCTCTTCATTCGCGGCAGCGTCAAGATCAACCTGCAGCGCTTCTTCCGTGTCACCACCGTCATCCTCTACTTCGTAGCCTTCCAGCTCATCGTCAGCGGTCTGCACGAGCTCAGCGAAAACGGCGTCCTCCCCTCCAGCACCACCGAGATGCGCCTCATCGGCCCCATCGTCCGCAACGACCTCTTCTTCTTCGTCACCATGCTCGCCCTCGCCGGCCTCATGATGCTGCTCGAATACAAACGCCGCACCCCCATCGAGCTTCCGTCAAACGCCACTCCCGCCGACAAGCGCCGCGCCGAGTGGACCCAGCGCCGCGAAAAGATGTGGATGACCGCCGTCGTCGTCACCAGCTTCGTCTTCATCTTCCTCTCCACCGCCGAGTTCATCTACGCCAAGAGCACCACCGCGCTCTCCCCGACAACGGCGGTCACCCTCGTCGGCAGCCAGGCCATCGTCCCCACCTCGCAGATCACCGACGACCAGCTCCACCGTTACGGCGTCCACGTCGACGACGGCAAGGGCGGCAGCGTCGAAGTCCGCTTTCTCCTCTACAAAAAGCCCGACGGCAACATCGTCTCCGTCGCCGACGCCTGCCACATCTGCGGCCCGGTCGGCTTCTACATCAGCAGCCAGGGAATCACCTGCAAGATGTGCGCCTCCCCCCTCGTGCCTCAGTCGATGGGCCAGCCCGGCGGCTGCAATCCCATTCCGCTCCAATCCACCATCGGCGGCGGCGAAGTAGTCATCCAGGCCGCAGACCTCCGCGCCCTCGCCCCGGTCTTCGAGCGCTAG
- a CDS encoding DUF92 domain-containing protein translates to MEPQKVTVAGRDRRQSTTLVWVAAPLLALGAAWLPLEAAARGLSLGPWIVPLLVSVGFAVLVWLLRAATAPAAAIGLVICLALAEPRQAGAKINAAALTALVTLFVLTFAATRFGRANKELKKLAERRGGRRASQIVANLGVAALCAAMGWHGGCIAALAEAAADTVSSEIGQAIGGRAWMITTGRRVQTGTDGGISVAGTVAGVIAASVVVGAGGIGGALAAPQALLVFVAACAGLAFDSVLGATVERRGWLGNDLVNFSSTLFAALIVVVWVLI, encoded by the coding sequence ATGGAACCGCAAAAGGTGACCGTCGCAGGACGGGATCGACGGCAGAGCACGACGCTGGTGTGGGTGGCCGCTCCCCTGCTGGCGCTGGGCGCGGCGTGGCTGCCGCTGGAGGCTGCGGCGCGGGGACTCTCGCTGGGCCCGTGGATTGTGCCGCTACTGGTGAGCGTGGGCTTTGCTGTGCTGGTCTGGCTGCTGCGGGCGGCGACCGCTCCGGCGGCGGCGATTGGGCTGGTGATCTGCCTGGCGCTGGCCGAGCCGCGGCAGGCCGGGGCAAAGATCAACGCAGCAGCATTGACGGCGCTGGTTACGCTGTTTGTGCTGACATTTGCTGCCACGCGGTTTGGCCGGGCAAATAAGGAGTTGAAAAAGCTGGCCGAACGGCGCGGGGGCAGGCGCGCTTCGCAGATTGTGGCCAATCTTGGCGTGGCGGCGCTGTGCGCTGCGATGGGGTGGCATGGAGGCTGCATTGCCGCGTTGGCTGAGGCTGCGGCCGATACAGTGTCGTCTGAGATCGGGCAGGCGATTGGCGGGCGGGCGTGGATGATTACGACCGGACGCAGGGTTCAAACCGGCACCGACGGCGGCATCAGCGTGGCAGGAACAGTGGCAGGAGTGATAGCTGCCTCAGTGGTGGTGGGTGCGGGCGGGATAGGCGGTGCACTTGCCGCTCCGCAAGCGTTGCTGGTATTTGTCGCAGCTTGCGCGGGGTTGGCCTTCGACAGCGTGCTGGGGGCGACGGTGGAGCGCCGCGGCTGGCTGGGGAACGATCTGGTGAACTTCAGCTCGACGCTGTTTGCTGCTTTGATTGTGGTGGTGTGGGTGCTGATTTGA
- a CDS encoding NAD(+)/NADH kinase codes for MPLAAIISKPQKPELAGILRELVSWLESHGYQYIFDPDSAAYLAGAVGIERPDLPKHKPDLVIVLGGDGTLLAAARAFARTVTPILSVNLGSLGFLTEIPLGDLYVTLQDWCDHRADVEVRSMMHAELRRDGKLLHQWDALNDVVVAKGTIARMADFMVEIDEQLVAKFRADGIIVATPTGSTAYNLAANGPIVMPNVNAMLVTPICPHLLTLRPIVVPGDSSVSIHIEGVPNQTYLTVDGQEAVELMLGDIVHCCRSHYSVRLLRHTPNGVFNVLRSKLKWGER; via the coding sequence ATGCCTCTTGCTGCAATTATCTCCAAGCCTCAGAAGCCGGAGCTCGCAGGAATTTTGCGCGAGCTTGTAAGCTGGCTCGAAAGCCATGGGTATCAGTACATCTTCGATCCGGATAGTGCAGCATATCTCGCTGGCGCCGTAGGCATTGAGCGGCCTGACTTGCCGAAACACAAGCCTGATCTGGTCATCGTTCTCGGTGGCGATGGCACCCTGCTGGCAGCGGCGCGCGCCTTCGCCCGCACCGTGACGCCAATCCTCTCGGTGAACCTTGGCTCGCTGGGCTTCCTGACCGAAATCCCATTGGGCGATCTCTATGTCACCCTTCAGGACTGGTGCGATCACCGCGCCGACGTCGAGGTTCGCAGCATGATGCACGCCGAACTGCGACGCGACGGCAAGCTGCTGCACCAGTGGGACGCCCTGAACGATGTCGTCGTCGCCAAGGGAACCATCGCCCGCATGGCCGACTTCATGGTCGAGATCGACGAGCAGCTAGTAGCTAAATTTAGAGCGGACGGAATTATCGTCGCTACGCCGACAGGATCGACCGCCTACAACCTCGCCGCCAACGGGCCGATTGTGATGCCTAACGTCAACGCGATGTTGGTGACCCCGATCTGCCCGCATCTACTTACTCTAAGACCTATAGTAGTACCTGGAGATTCCTCTGTAAGTATTCATATTGAAGGAGTTCCAAATCAGACGTATTTGACCGTCGACGGCCAGGAGGCAGTCGAGTTGATGCTCGGTGACATTGTCCATTGTTGCCGCTCGCATTACAGCGTACGCCTGCTGCGTCACACGCCGAACGGAGTCTTCAATGTACTGCGCTCGAAGCTGAAGTGGGGCGAGCGATAG
- a CDS encoding PEP-CTERM sorting domain-containing protein, with protein sequence MRLAVSFLAAAALTLVLTPAALADSIQLTVNSSLLVNVSSPDDNFWGQFVNVSSEPYMLGHPEINSAASIPFSNISVLVPDGSLITSAVMSIAVQTNTFQAGTGILVAKGAFGWVIDPSIPSVAPVFSSANVDAIVDDAFYNHELIINGNEVSTNVQDVDLDLSGVIFPNGYSGGTNWAGYIGGSGQVDIPYTVQLDVTYTPAPVPEPSSVVLLGTGLLGLAGVARRRFLSRA encoded by the coding sequence ATGCGTTTAGCCGTCAGTTTCCTTGCCGCAGCAGCCTTGACTCTTGTGCTTACCCCCGCAGCCTTGGCGGACAGTATTCAACTTACGGTTAATTCGAGCTTATTGGTTAATGTATCGAGTCCAGATGATAATTTCTGGGGTCAATTTGTTAATGTCTCTTCAGAACCGTACATGTTGGGTCATCCAGAAATTAATTCCGCGGCTTCGATACCGTTTTCAAATATCTCAGTGCTTGTGCCGGATGGCAGTTTGATTACCTCAGCCGTTATGAGTATTGCTGTACAAACGAATACATTCCAAGCTGGCACCGGGATACTGGTGGCTAAAGGAGCGTTTGGATGGGTTATCGATCCTTCCATTCCATCCGTAGCACCTGTCTTTTCTTCGGCGAATGTGGACGCCATCGTAGACGACGCCTTCTATAATCATGAGTTAATTATCAATGGCAATGAGGTTTCAACGAATGTCCAAGATGTTGACCTCGATCTCAGTGGTGTTATCTTCCCGAATGGCTATAGCGGAGGAACTAACTGGGCTGGTTATATTGGAGGCTCCGGACAGGTGGATATTCCATACACCGTCCAACTGGATGTCACGTATACACCCGCACCCGTTCCTGAACCATCCAGCGTAGTTTTGCTCGGCACCGGTCTGCTTGGCCTTGCGGGAGTTGCTCGACGCAGGTTTCTCTCACGAGCGTAG
- a CDS encoding ABC transporter permease, whose protein sequence is MKQLSFVGMLRRSLTHRRARSFSALVALTVSAAVATALLTLYADLNAKLHKEFRNFGANVVVTASASSPLPPNALAEIQKAAGPDALVAPFAYAVATTDRGTSVVVAGTDFPAVQHLDAWWDLTQWPTASDAALLGDRAANFIADEHAVKLTYANKAITLTGAGRIKTGGDEDSRVYIPLKAFTEWTGIAPTVIEIQIPGGAAAVEAALNRLRAQFPTLQIQPVRQLVEGESRIVDRTHSLMYGSVLLIALTVAVSVLATLSASVLERRRDFALMKALGGSQTQLMAMFLLEALVLALAGVVLGYIVGSAAAWAISQVNFHTATLPRLSVLPLVLLLNIAIAAFAALFPVRVLRGLQPAALLKGE, encoded by the coding sequence ATGAAACAACTCAGCTTCGTCGGTATGTTGCGCCGCTCGCTGACTCATCGCCGCGCACGCAGCTTCTCCGCACTGGTAGCACTCACCGTCTCCGCCGCCGTCGCCACTGCCCTGCTTACGCTCTACGCCGACCTCAACGCCAAACTCCACAAAGAGTTTCGTAACTTCGGAGCCAACGTAGTCGTCACCGCCTCGGCATCTTCTCCGCTGCCACCCAACGCATTAGCAGAGATTCAAAAGGCCGCAGGCCCAGACGCACTCGTTGCTCCCTTCGCCTATGCCGTAGCCACCACCGATCGCGGGACTTCCGTCGTCGTAGCCGGAACCGACTTCCCTGCCGTCCAGCATCTCGACGCCTGGTGGGACCTCACACAATGGCCCACGGCTTCTGACGCCGCTCTGCTAGGTGACCGCGCCGCCAACTTCATCGCCGATGAGCACGCCGTCAAGCTCACCTACGCCAACAAAGCCATTACCCTTACCGGAGCAGGCCGCATCAAGACCGGAGGCGACGAGGACAGCCGCGTCTACATCCCGCTCAAAGCCTTCACAGAATGGACAGGCATCGCGCCTACCGTCATAGAAATCCAAATCCCCGGCGGAGCCGCCGCCGTAGAGGCTGCACTCAACCGCCTCCGCGCCCAGTTCCCAACTTTACAAATCCAACCTGTTCGCCAACTCGTCGAAGGCGAGTCCCGCATCGTCGACCGCACCCACTCGCTCATGTACGGCTCGGTACTGCTCATCGCCCTCACCGTAGCCGTCAGCGTCCTGGCTACCCTCTCCGCCTCTGTGCTCGAACGCCGCCGCGACTTCGCATTGATGAAGGCCCTCGGCGGATCGCAGACGCAGCTCATGGCCATGTTTCTGCTCGAAGCCCTTGTTCTCGCGCTCGCAGGAGTTGTCCTCGGATACATCGTTGGCTCTGCCGCCGCATGGGCCATCAGCCAGGTGAACTTCCACACGGCCACGCTGCCACGCCTCTCCGTGCTTCCTCTGGTGCTGCTGCTCAACATCGCTATCGCAGCCTTCGCCGCCCTCTTCCCCGTCCGCGTTCTGCGCGGCCTTCAACCAGCCGCGTTACTGAAGGGCGAATGA
- a CDS encoding anti-sigma factor, whose amino-acid sequence MNTTGHIERDNLVLFAMQLLSAEENAIAVAHIAGCPECRRELAEVQGDLAVYAHSVEMQAAPESARERLLKQVAHEKKVIPVETAAEPEPELPIRGFSGRGSLTEDDLPPRGFAGRVFPWLGWALAAGLAVTAGNFYMQRTALQGSIAEQKDQIAQLTTDAATAREVMETMTDRNALRVTLTKAQTAPVPQARATYIADKGLLIFQANNMEPLEPAKVYELWLIPANGSNPIPAGTFHPDEHGYASVMMPPLPKGVEAKAFGVTIENEGGSQTPTLPIIMVGA is encoded by the coding sequence ATGAACACAACCGGACACATTGAACGCGACAATCTGGTGTTATTTGCCATGCAGCTTCTCTCGGCGGAGGAGAATGCCATTGCCGTAGCGCATATCGCTGGCTGCCCGGAGTGCCGCCGCGAACTGGCCGAGGTGCAGGGCGACCTGGCCGTCTACGCGCACAGCGTCGAGATGCAGGCCGCGCCGGAGAGCGCCAGAGAGCGCCTGCTGAAGCAGGTGGCGCACGAGAAGAAGGTTATCCCTGTCGAGACTGCTGCCGAACCCGAGCCGGAGCTTCCTATCCGCGGGTTCAGTGGGCGCGGCTCGCTTACCGAAGACGATCTGCCACCGCGAGGATTTGCAGGCAGGGTCTTTCCCTGGCTGGGATGGGCGCTGGCTGCGGGGTTGGCGGTGACGGCGGGCAACTTCTACATGCAGCGTACTGCCCTGCAAGGTTCGATCGCAGAGCAGAAGGACCAGATCGCCCAACTGACCACCGATGCTGCTACCGCGCGCGAGGTCATGGAGACGATGACCGATCGCAATGCCCTGCGCGTGACGCTGACCAAGGCGCAGACCGCACCGGTGCCGCAGGCGCGGGCCACCTACATTGCGGACAAAGGCTTGCTGATCTTTCAGGCCAACAATATGGAGCCGCTCGAACCGGCCAAGGTCTATGAGCTGTGGCTGATTCCGGCCAATGGCAGCAATCCGATTCCTGCGGGCACGTTCCATCCTGACGAGCACGGCTATGCCAGCGTGATGATGCCGCCGCTGCCTAAGGGAGTTGAGGCGAAGGCCTTTGGTGTAACTATCGAGAACGAGGGTGGGTCGCAGACTCCGACACTGCCGATCATTATGGTTGGGGCCTGA
- a CDS encoding ABC transporter ATP-binding protein — MPESLSPIESETRPDCAVISLSGVTREYAGRAGAVRALDHAAFSIVAGEWVAITGPSGSGKSTLVNLIGCLDRPTSGELRIDGVNVATMSATELDRFRADKIGFIFQQFHLIPYLSALENVMLAQYFHSMTDETEARAALARVGLAARAEHLPSELSGGEQQRVCIARALINNPPILLADEPTGNLDAANQTIVAELLQDLHRNGHTIVMVTHDPEMAALAQRKIALSHGKVFCHPIGGQVVTLKR; from the coding sequence ATGCCCGAAAGCCTAAGCCCCATCGAAAGCGAAACCCGCCCCGACTGCGCCGTCATCTCCCTCAGCGGAGTCACTCGCGAGTACGCCGGTCGCGCCGGAGCCGTCCGTGCGCTCGATCACGCGGCGTTCAGTATTGTGGCGGGTGAGTGGGTCGCCATCACCGGTCCCTCAGGCTCGGGAAAATCCACGCTGGTCAATCTCATCGGCTGCCTCGACCGCCCCACCTCGGGCGAGTTGCGCATCGACGGCGTCAACGTAGCTACGATGTCCGCGACGGAACTCGACCGCTTTCGCGCCGACAAGATCGGCTTCATCTTTCAACAGTTCCACCTGATTCCGTATCTGTCTGCATTGGAAAATGTGATGCTGGCGCAGTACTTCCACTCTATGACCGACGAGACCGAAGCCCGCGCTGCGCTTGCTCGGGTTGGGCTTGCTGCACGCGCTGAACATCTTCCCAGTGAGCTTTCGGGAGGCGAGCAGCAGCGTGTTTGTATTGCACGGGCGCTGATTAATAACCCGCCGATTCTGCTAGCGGATGAGCCTACGGGAAATCTGGATGCGGCTAATCAGACGATTGTTGCTGAGCTTTTGCAGGATTTGCATCGCAATGGCCATACGATTGTCATGGTCACGCATGACCCTGAAATGGCAGCACTTGCGCAGCGCAAGATTGCCCTGAGTCATGGAAAAGTCTTCTGCCATCCTATCGGCGGGCAGGTCGTCACTTTGAAGCGCTAA
- a CDS encoding YncE family protein, whose product MSIANTSITAGVVLHSARIESEANTQPHGQNPTRSVARFALRFALVAAVSASLIGCGNTYRPVVTAINPVGPGAQPTKYAVAISTTGASTPGLVTFVDFSGDTVLITATIGVDPYYLALSSDGTTGYTLNRDTTVNSFDISTSLLSTNVNQTTLLSGANPVSILPLSTHTYAVEPGRSAVADLTGVPPKLNQEFGPVANGTYMVGINGAPRVYALGADSSGNGQAYTIETATNTFEPTPIAIGKNPVYGVMTADAKRVFVMNKGDGTVSVINAQTNLLDTIPGTGNTYIPVGTNPVWADFAPTRNELVVANAGNGTTPGTVSIISIPLCSATALPTNPNCDPNNPVDSTQFGTVLATVPVGINPVMVAVLQDGTRAYVANAGDPSLPCAATAVPGVSTTCSVSVINLTSNTVTATIPSLPDTGTTGSTCATATTKTVCGHPAWIAATTGTPAGKVYVTSLDSSNMSIIRTDVDAIDTTIPLQGKGVSVRVTAP is encoded by the coding sequence TTGAGCATAGCCAACACCAGCATCACGGCGGGAGTAGTTTTGCATTCAGCAAGAATTGAGTCAGAAGCAAACACACAGCCACACGGACAGAACCCTACCCGGTCTGTAGCGCGGTTCGCATTGAGGTTCGCTCTGGTAGCGGCCGTATCGGCATCTCTTATCGGATGCGGCAACACCTATCGGCCGGTGGTCACAGCGATCAACCCCGTCGGCCCCGGTGCCCAGCCAACCAAATATGCGGTTGCTATCTCCACAACGGGAGCGAGCACGCCGGGCCTGGTAACGTTTGTCGACTTCTCGGGCGACACCGTTCTGATCACTGCCACCATCGGGGTCGATCCGTACTACCTGGCGCTGAGCAGCGACGGAACCACCGGCTATACCCTCAATCGGGACACGACCGTCAACAGCTTCGATATCTCGACCTCGTTGCTGAGCACCAACGTCAACCAGACGACGCTGCTCTCGGGCGCTAACCCCGTCAGCATCCTTCCTCTCAGCACTCACACCTATGCTGTCGAACCGGGAAGATCTGCGGTTGCGGACCTTACGGGAGTGCCGCCGAAGTTGAACCAGGAGTTTGGCCCGGTTGCCAACGGGACCTATATGGTCGGCATCAATGGCGCACCTCGTGTCTATGCGCTTGGTGCGGACAGCTCCGGCAACGGTCAGGCCTACACCATCGAGACCGCGACCAACACCTTTGAGCCCACGCCGATTGCGATCGGCAAAAACCCGGTTTACGGCGTCATGACGGCAGATGCAAAGCGCGTCTTCGTCATGAACAAGGGTGACGGCACCGTCAGCGTCATCAACGCGCAGACCAACCTGCTCGATACCATCCCCGGCACCGGCAACACGTACATCCCTGTCGGCACCAATCCAGTCTGGGCTGACTTTGCGCCTACCCGCAACGAGCTGGTCGTCGCCAACGCCGGCAACGGCACCACACCGGGAACGGTCAGCATCATCAGCATCCCGCTCTGCTCGGCCACCGCGCTGCCCACCAATCCAAACTGCGACCCCAACAACCCGGTCGACTCGACTCAGTTCGGAACAGTCCTTGCGACGGTCCCTGTCGGCATCAACCCGGTCATGGTCGCCGTTCTGCAGGATGGCACCCGCGCCTATGTTGCCAACGCCGGCGATCCCAGCCTTCCCTGTGCGGCGACAGCAGTTCCGGGCGTAAGCACAACCTGCTCGGTCTCGGTGATCAATCTCACCTCGAACACCGTCACCGCAACCATCCCCAGCCTGCCCGATACCGGAACCACCGGCTCGACCTGCGCGACGGCCACTACAAAGACCGTCTGCGGCCATCCGGCCTGGATCGCTGCCACAACCGGAACGCCTGCTGGAAAGGTCTACGTGACCTCGCTCGATTCGAGCAACATGTCGATCATCCGCACCGATGTCGACGCGATCGACACGACCATCCCCCTGCAGGGCAAGGGCGTCTCAGTTCGCGTCACCGCTCCATAG
- a CDS encoding ABC transporter permease, with product MFFRLLGESFRRQRRRKALAGVAILLGTTAVTAMLALATTIGDRIHKELAVYGANIIVTPKADLLDVKIGGVDIKPSTGGAYLKASDLPKLKAIFWANNITGVSPELPITLTLANGQQLPATGLWFNHNLANGGSSMITGAPPLHPWWKLTGAWPSASNEAVAGAATGLHIGDTVQADNTPLRITGLVSTGDATDKRLLLPIETAQKLANLPDAVSRVDVSARTKPEDAFARKDPDTLSPQQHEIWYCRPYANSIAYQIREAIPGAQAEQVRRVEQNEGNVLERISGLMWLISAAALLAAGFAVSAAMATAILERRAEIGLMRSLGASKGAIAFLFYSETGLLAVFAGTIGYLFGSGLAAWLGARIFAGDGAAAAGSILNPVLLPVVVALALVVAIAGSTPSIRTSLKIDPSTILRADA from the coding sequence ATGTTCTTCCGGCTCCTAGGGGAAAGCTTCCGCCGCCAGCGTCGCCGCAAGGCCCTCGCCGGAGTCGCCATCCTGCTCGGAACAACAGCCGTCACCGCGATGCTCGCCCTCGCCACCACCATCGGCGACCGCATCCACAAAGAGCTGGCCGTCTACGGAGCCAACATCATTGTTACCCCCAAGGCCGACCTGCTCGACGTCAAGATCGGCGGCGTAGACATCAAGCCTTCCACCGGCGGCGCATACCTTAAAGCCAGCGATCTACCCAAGCTTAAAGCCATCTTCTGGGCCAACAACATCACGGGCGTCTCGCCCGAACTTCCCATCACGCTCACCCTCGCCAATGGCCAGCAACTCCCCGCTACCGGCCTCTGGTTCAATCACAATCTCGCTAATGGCGGCAGCAGCATGATCACCGGAGCGCCGCCATTGCACCCATGGTGGAAGCTCACAGGCGCATGGCCGTCCGCATCAAACGAAGCCGTCGCCGGAGCAGCAACCGGCCTGCACATCGGCGACACCGTTCAGGCCGACAACACTCCTCTCCGCATCACTGGCCTCGTCTCCACCGGAGACGCCACCGACAAGCGTCTTCTTCTTCCTATTGAAACCGCGCAGAAGTTAGCCAACCTTCCCGACGCCGTCTCCCGCGTAGACGTCTCTGCCCGCACCAAACCCGAAGACGCCTTCGCCCGCAAAGACCCCGACACGCTCTCCCCCCAGCAGCACGAGATTTGGTACTGCCGCCCCTACGCCAACTCCATCGCCTATCAGATCCGCGAAGCCATCCCCGGCGCACAGGCCGAACAGGTCCGTCGCGTCGAGCAAAATGAAGGCAACGTCCTCGAACGCATCAGCGGACTCATGTGGCTCATCAGCGCCGCCGCCCTGCTTGCCGCCGGATTCGCCGTCTCCGCGGCGATGGCCACCGCCATCCTCGAGCGCCGCGCCGAGATCGGCCTCATGCGCTCCCTCGGAGCCAGCAAAGGCGCCATCGCCTTCCTCTTCTACTCCGAGACAGGCCTGCTCGCCGTCTTCGCCGGAACCATCGGCTACCTCTTCGGCTCCGGCCTCGCCGCATGGCTGGGAGCGCGCATCTTCGCGGGCGACGGAGCAGCCGCAGCCGGCTCCATTCTCAACCCCGTTCTGCTCCCTGTCGTCGTTGCTCTCGCCCTCGTCGTAGCGATCGCCGGAAGCACCCCCTCCATCCGCACCTCACTCAAGATAGACCCCTCCACCATCCTCAGGGCGGACGCATGA